TGGCTGGGAGCTTTATCCCAACCCGATAGCAAGGACTTTCATGGTGCTGGAAGTGTGGAGAGAATAAAAAGAAAGCTTACTCCTTCTTTCCTATTTCACTTGGGAACTTTATTGCATCAAACGGACAAAGCTGGTTGCATATACCACAGCCCGTACATATCAGCGGGTCAATTCTGACTTTGTTGGTCTCTGGGTCATAAACCAGTGCGGGACATCCTGTCAGAAGAATGCAAGCCTTACACCCAACACATTTATCCTCAATTACTGTCGGCAGTTCCCCTATCTCTCCTCTCCTAATCACTGGAATTATGCACTCCCTCTTAGCTATGATAACCGCTGGTCCCTTAACCCGCATCGCCTCTTTTATTGCCTCTCTCATTGCCTTCAAATCATACGGATCAACTGTTTTAACGTATTTGACGCCTAAAGCTTTGACCAATGCCTCAATGTCAATCTCATTGAATTTCCTCCCCGTTTCACTTCCACCAGTTCCAGGGTGAGGCTGGTGTCCAGTCATTGCCGTTGTTCTGTTGTCAAGAATCATCACGAGGACATCAAGATTCTTATACACAGCATCCACTAAGGGCTGTATTCCGTTGTGAAAGAATGTTGAGTCTCCAATTGTGGCAACAATTTTCTTGCCAAAAGCTATGCTCTGGCCGTTTGCTAAGCTTATGCTTGCACCCATGACGTATTCTGTCCAGATAGCCTCGAGGGGAGGTAACAATGAAAGGGCATAGCACCCAATATCCCCATGTATTGGTATCTCATCCCTCTTGAACTTAAGCTCCCTAAGAGCATCGAGCAGAGCCCTATAAGAGCCGCGGTGTGGACAGCCTGGACACATGGTTGGGGGTCTCGAGGGTGCAAGTTTCTCTGCTTCCTCCACTTCCTTGGGCTTCCCGTAGCTTTGAGCTTCCCTTCCAAAAAGTCTCAAAAGGGCGTTTCTAACCAAGCTTGGCGTTAGCTCTCCTTCGAGGGGCAAATGTCCTGTCCTCTTCCCATATATTGGAACGTTAAGCCCTTCCTCATATGCCACAATTTTAACCTCTTCCTCCAAGAAAGGTGCCCCCTCCTCAACAACTATCGCCATGTCAACGCTCTTAAGAAAATCGATTATCAGTTTCCTTGGAAGAGGATGCGGGGTTGAGAGCTTAAGAATCTTAAACTTCTCGCCAATCTTTGGAATCACTTCTTTTACGTAGTTGTATGGAGCCCCTTCAGTGATAATTCCTATTCTTCCTTCACCTTCAACCCAGTTGAATTCTAAAGTCTCAAATTCTTTTTCAATTTCTCTAAGCGTCTTGTTTAGCCATTTATGCCTCTCCAAGTTGCCTTTCATTGAAGCTCTCACATACCTCTGTATGTCCTTCTTGAACATCGGCTTTCTCTCAAGCTTAATGAACTCATCAACTTCAACGTCAGCAGTTGTGTGGTTTACCCTTGTCGTGGTCCTGAATA
Above is a genomic segment from Thermococcus sp. SY098 containing:
- the iorA gene encoding indolepyruvate ferredoxin oxidoreductase subunit alpha — its product is MRKLLMGNEAIAYGALESGISFATGYPGTPSTEVIETIARLNPEVFAEWAPNEKVALEEAAGVSYAGLRSLVTMKCVGLNVAADPLMSLAYSGVEGGLVILVADDPGPHTSQTEQDDRYYGKLSLLPVLEPYDPQEAHDLIKYAYELSEKYKIPVIFRTTTRVNHTTADVEVDEFIKLERKPMFKKDIQRYVRASMKGNLERHKWLNKTLREIEKEFETLEFNWVEGEGRIGIITEGAPYNYVKEVIPKIGEKFKILKLSTPHPLPRKLIIDFLKSVDMAIVVEEGAPFLEEEVKIVAYEEGLNVPIYGKRTGHLPLEGELTPSLVRNALLRLFGREAQSYGKPKEVEEAEKLAPSRPPTMCPGCPHRGSYRALLDALRELKFKRDEIPIHGDIGCYALSLLPPLEAIWTEYVMGASISLANGQSIAFGKKIVATIGDSTFFHNGIQPLVDAVYKNLDVLVMILDNRTTAMTGHQPHPGTGGSETGRKFNEIDIEALVKALGVKYVKTVDPYDLKAMREAIKEAMRVKGPAVIIAKRECIIPVIRRGEIGELPTVIEDKCVGCKACILLTGCPALVYDPETNKVRIDPLICTGCGICNQLCPFDAIKFPSEIGKKE